The genomic DNA TGGCCGAGCTGGACGCGACAGTGTTTGGTCCCGACGCCTGGTCCCTGGACATCTTCACCGCCGAATACCAAGCCTCAGTACATAAGAACCCCGACCGGTTCTACCAGGTGATCACCCACCGAGGCGTTATCGTTGGTTTTGCGGGGCTGCTCTATGGGCCACCGTTTGCCGACATCACCACCATTGGCGTCCACCCGGACCACACCGGCAAAAAGCTCGGAGCCACATTACTGCTCTGGCTCATCCGCACCGCCCACGAGCTGGGAGCCGAGGACCTCTTATTAGAAGTTCGAGCAGATAACACCGTGGCCCAACAGCTTTATGCCGACAACGGATTCACCCACATCCACACGCGCCCCCGGTATTATCCTGGCGGTATCGACGCCTGGGTGATGCGCAAACGGCTGCGCGAACCCGGCCCATCCACAGCCACCGCGCTGTCCAGTAAGGAGTAACATGACAGGCCCCATCGTGGTAGGCATTGAAACCTCGTGCGACGAAACCGGTGTCGGCATTGTGTCCGGGACGAAACTCTTGGCCCATCAGGTCGCTTCCTCTATGGACGACCACGTGGCCTTCGGGGGTGTGATCCCAGAAATCGCAGCGCGTGCCCACGTCACGGAATTCCTGCCCGTCCTCAACGCTGCTCTCGACGAAGCGCAGCTCGACTTGGCTGATATTGATGCCATCGCTGTGACCGCCGGACCGGGTCTGGCCGGGGCACTGATGGTCGGTGTCGCCGGGGCCAAAGCGCTCGCGGTCGCCACCGGCAAACCCCTCTACGGCATCAATCACCTCATCGCGCATATCGGGGTGGGTTACCTCGATGATGTTGCCGCTGATCTGGGCAACAGCAGCCAACTTGGGGCGTTACTGGTATCCGGCGGGCACACCGAAATGCTCAAGATCAACTCCCTGACCTCCGACGTGGAATTACTTGGCAGTACCATTGATGATGCCGCCGGTGAAGCCTACGACAAGGTCGCGCGGCTCATCGGGGCAGGCTATCCGGGTGGTCCCGCCATCGACAAGATGGCCAAGGAAGGCGACCCGCAGGCCTTCCGTTTTCCGCGCGGGTTGAGCGCACCCAAAAACATGGGTACCCCAGAAACCCCTGGCAAAGACCGCTATAACTGGTCGTTTTCTGGTTTGAAAACCGCCGTCTCCCGGGCCGTGGAACAGTACCACCTGCGTGACCTGCCCGTCCCAGCCAATGACATTGCCGCTTCCTTCCAGGAAGCGGTGGCAGATGTGATTACCAAAAAGACTGTGCTGGCGGCCTCCGAGCACGGTATCGACCACATTCTGCTGGGCGGGGGAGTGGCTGCGAACTCTCGACTCCGGCAACTGCTGACCGAAAGAACCCACGCTGCAGGTATCGGCTTGACCATCCCGCCCTTGAACCTGTGCACCGATAACGGCGCGATGGTCGCAGCGCTTGGCGCTCAATTGGTGGCTGACGGAGTCTCCCCATCGGATTTGCAATTTTCTGCGGACCCAACGCAACACGTCGGCATTGTGAGTGTCTGACCTCAATCCGTGTCTGACGAGCTCTAAAGATTGCGGTAGGCGGTAGTGAACTGGTAGATCTCATACCGTACCCGTCAGCGGTGTGTCGAACACGCCCGGATGAAAGGTCCCTCGTATGTCGCCTACAACTGTTGCGCTGGCCATTTTATTACTGGGTGTCTTGGCACTGGTGGGCATCGCGGTGCGTGCCTACAGCAAAACCGCACAAAAACTCTTCCTCCCGGTCTCACTGATCGCAGGATTTATTGCCCTGATTGTCGGCCCGCAAGTTCTGGGTCGTTTGGGTGGTTGGCTCGGCTGGGACGGTCTCACCGAAGGCGGGCTTTTCGGGGCTGAGGTGATGTCCGTCTGGTCGGAAATCCCCGGCCTGCTGATCAGTGTGGTCTTCGCTGCCCTATTTCTTGGCAGCGCCATCCCTTCGCCCAAACGGGCAGTGACCTTGCTCGGGCCCCAATTATCTTTGGGCTTCACGTTTGCCTCCGGCCAATATGTCATCGGCATGCTGCTGGCCGTATTAATCCTCGTGCCGCTGTTTAATGTCAGCCCGATGTTCGGTGCTCTGATCGAGATCGGCTTCGAAGGCGGTCACGGTACGGCGGCCGGGATGGCACCGGTCATGACCGAGTTGGGCTTCGAAGAAGGCGGCGACCTCGCATTAGTGATGGCGACCGTTGGCATCCTATCCGGCGTGATTGTTGGCGTGATTGCGGTCAACTGGGCGGCCCGGCGAGGCCATTCAGAGACCCTGGATGTGAAATCGAATCAAGATCCTGAAATTGCCCAAGGCTTCTATCACCGGGACCAGCCTTCCGGCGGGGCGCAGACCGTTCGCTCAGAGTCGCTGGACACGTTGACGTTGCACATCGGTATCATTGCCGTGGCGATCATCATTGGTCAAGGAATCTTGTCTGGCTTGCAGGCTGTCGAGCAGTGGCTGTGGGCCGATAGCATCGAGATCTTCGCCTACGTCCCACTGTTTCCACTTGCCATGCTGGGCGGCGTAATCATTCAGTTAGTTGCGGATAAAACCGGCCTGGCCAACTTGATCGACCGCGGCACCATGGAGCGTATCCAAGGCCTGGCACTGGATACCCTGATCATCGCCGCTTTGGCCACGTTGTCCTTGGACGCTATCGCCAACAACATCGGCCCATTTGCCATCCTGGCGATTGCCGGTATTGCCTGGAACGTGTTTGTGTTGTTCTTCCTGGCTCCCCGCTTTATCCAAAGTTACTGGTTCGAACGCGGTATCGCCGACTTCGGTCAGTCCATGGGTGTCACCGCCACCGGGCTATTGTTGCTGCGCATGGCCGATCCCAAACAAGAAAGTCCCGCGTATGAAGCCTTTGGCTATAAACAGCTAGCGTTTGAGCCCTTCTTTGGTGGCGGGCTCGTGACGGCGGCATCGATACCCTTAATCGTGCAGCTTGGGCCCTACCCGCTGCTGATCGTGATGGCCGTGGTGCTGGTCGGGTCGATTCTCACCGGCTTGTTCTACTTCGGGAAACGCGACACCTTCGTCGTCAAGAGCATGCGGTAACGCTAGCGCCAGGTCCGTAATGACTGGCCGGTCTCGGCTGCTGAATCCAGCACCAGAGCGGCCAGTTTTTCCTGGCTTACCCGATGTCCAAACGTCGATTGCGTCTGTGCACGCTGACGGGCCGCAGACGTGTCCGACCGGATCATGTCTTCAACCCAACTCAGTTCGCGAGCGCACTTGAGTTCGGCTGCAATGGGCTCCAACCGGTTCAGGGTCTGGTCGAGATGTTGAGTTACCGGCAACTGGGTGCCCGCCGTATCGATAATGATGTCGGCTTCAAGTCCGTACCGGGCCGCGCGCCACTTATTTTCTTGCACGAACCACGGCGGCAAGATATCAATCTCTCTGACCGCGTCCGCGTCGCCTCCGACGGCCTCATGGACTAAGCACTGCGTGAGGGCTGTGATAGCTCCAACCTGTTGTAAGGTGGCCACTCCGTCACAGACCCGTTGTTCGACGGTGCCAAAGCGCGGAACCGGCCGAATATCCCATCGCACCTCTGTGACATCATCGACCACGCCCACGTTGAAGAGGTCTCCCACGACGTGTTCGTACTCCGACCACTGATGAAATTGGAAGGGCAGACCGGTGGTGGGCAGCTGTTGGAATATTAGGGTGCGCTGTGATGCGTAACCGGTGTCGTAGCCACCCCAGTAGGGGCTTGAGGCACTTAGGGCCAGCATATGTGGGTAATACTGAATGAGGTAGTTCACCGCGGGCATCGCTTTGGCGACATGATCCAACCCGATATGGGCATGCACACCGTAGATCAGCATCTGATAGGCCCAGTACTGCGTTTTATCGAGTAACTTTTGGTAGCGCTGACCCGACGAAATGCGTTCGTCTAACCCGAACGCAAAGGGGTGGGTCCCCTGGGAGAACAATGCCATATCGTCGGTATCGATCAGCTCCAAGATGTGGCGTCCGGCGGAGGCGAGTTGATCGAGGCCCTCGTCAACGGTGTTGCACACGCCGGTGACGAGTTCCAAGGTGTTGAGCATAAATTCGCCCACAATTTGATATGGCTCATCCGAGGGCAGTTTCAGTTGTGCCAAGATATCGTCACTGACGTTGCGTAACTCTCCGGTGTCGGCGTCGACAAGCCCCAGCTCCCATTCAATACCAATGCTGGACTGAGCTGATTTTGCAAAATCTAAACGCACCGTGAAGCCTCCTGTATATCTCCACTTCATCGTACCGGGCGGCAGTGTGGGAACGTAGCGTCTGCTGATCTGAGACTCCGGGACGTTTCCCCAGAAATTCCTGGGAGTCTGTTGGTACTTCTTCGACGCGCACAAAACTTAGCCGATAATGAACTTACCAACAGGCGCAACCGGACTTTGGCATGAAATCGGTACGAATTGCACAGGCCGACGGATAGATGGGTCCAGTTTCTGAGCTTTATTTAAAGTTTTTCTGGCCGCAAATGGCGGCTTTCTGCGGTTTACATCAGTAGTGTGATCTGGATAACGTCATTCCGCCTTGCGCTAATTCAGGAAGGCTCACTAAACTGATGCGAAGTTAGCTTAGGCTGACCTAACTGCCTAAGGGTGCTAACGTATTATCTTACTCTGTCATTTTTGGAGACTGTAACGTGAAAACAATTGGATTGACGCGCACTCGTGTAGCCGCTCTCTTTGCCATCGGAGCGCTGGGACTTAGTGCTTGCGGTTCCCCGGACGCTGATAGCGCCGAAGACACCAACGGCGGTGGCGATGATGCCGCGACCGTTGAAGTGACGGACATGGCTGGAACCGAGCACACTGTGCCTGCGGAGCCGTCCTCGGTCGTTGCCACCGACAACCGGCTCTTTCGCACGCTAGCCGAGTGGGACGTTGAACTCTCCGCCGCACCGGTAGATCTCATGCCCGCAAACATGGAGGTCCTGGAGAAATACACCCAGGACGAAGAGCTGCTCAACATCGGTAACCACCGTGAACCAGACATGGAGATGGTGACCGCCGCGCAACCAGACCTGGTCATCAATGGCCAGCGTTTCACACAACACAGCGAAGCCATCGCCAGCGCTGTCGAAGACGGAGTGCCAATCGTCAACACCGACCTCGACACAGAGTCGGGCACCATTGACCAAGAATTCCGCGACCAAATGACGCTACTAGGGGAGGTCTTCGGGGAACAAGACCAAGCTTCGGAATTAATCGCAGACTTCGATGAAGCATTAGAACGCGCCCAAGAAGCCTACGATCCCGACGTCTCAGTCTCCGGGCTGATCACCTCAGGTGGCGACATTAACTACTCAGCGCCAACTACCGGGCGTGCCATTGGCCCGCTGTATGACATTCTTGAGTTGACCCCCGCACTCGAGGACGATGGCTCAAACGTCGACACCGGTGATGACATCTCCGTTGAGGCCATTGCCTCGGCGAATCCAGAATTTCTCATCGTGATGGACCGTGACGCAGCCGTGGGTGACGGTACTTCGGCAGGCGCGAAAGAGCTCATCGAAGAATCAGAAGCCTTGCAGAACGTGCCGGCGGTTGAAAACGATAACATCTACTACATGCCAGCAGACTTCTACGTCGCTGAGGATATCCAGAACTACACTCTCGTCCTCAACGAGCTGGCTGATATGTGGTCGGAATAATCTAAAGGCTTTGCGTGACTAAACTTTCTCAATCCCGCCCCGGTGGGCTCGCGACTGTAGCGGGTGTATCGCAAAAACCCGGAGTCTGGTCACGCACTTGGCCGTTGCTGATCGGGCTGATGGTCACCATCAGCCTGGTCGTAGCATCACTATTTATCGGGGTCTATGACCTCAACTCCGAGGGCGGACGCGAGATGTTTTTCATCACTCGCGTCCCCCGCACCCTGGCCCTGATTCTTGCCGGGGCCTCAATGGCAGTGGTCGGTCTGATTATGCAGCTGATGACCCAAAACCGCTTCGTGGAACCCTCCACCACCGGGACCATTGAATGGGCCGGGCTAGGGCTCATCCTCACCTATATCTTCTTTC from Enteractinococcus fodinae includes the following:
- the tsaD gene encoding tRNA (adenosine(37)-N6)-threonylcarbamoyltransferase complex transferase subunit TsaD, whose amino-acid sequence is MTGPIVVGIETSCDETGVGIVSGTKLLAHQVASSMDDHVAFGGVIPEIAARAHVTEFLPVLNAALDEAQLDLADIDAIAVTAGPGLAGALMVGVAGAKALAVATGKPLYGINHLIAHIGVGYLDDVAADLGNSSQLGALLVSGGHTEMLKINSLTSDVELLGSTIDDAAGEAYDKVARLIGAGYPGGPAIDKMAKEGDPQAFRFPRGLSAPKNMGTPETPGKDRYNWSFSGLKTAVSRAVEQYHLRDLPVPANDIAASFQEAVADVITKKTVLAASEHGIDHILLGGGVAANSRLRQLLTERTHAAGIGLTIPPLNLCTDNGAMVAALGAQLVADGVSPSDLQFSADPTQHVGIVSV
- a CDS encoding siderophore ABC transporter substrate-binding protein is translated as MKTIGLTRTRVAALFAIGALGLSACGSPDADSAEDTNGGGDDAATVEVTDMAGTEHTVPAEPSSVVATDNRLFRTLAEWDVELSAAPVDLMPANMEVLEKYTQDEELLNIGNHREPDMEMVTAAQPDLVINGQRFTQHSEAIASAVEDGVPIVNTDLDTESGTIDQEFRDQMTLLGEVFGEQDQASELIADFDEALERAQEAYDPDVSVSGLITSGGDINYSAPTTGRAIGPLYDILELTPALEDDGSNVDTGDDISVEAIASANPEFLIVMDRDAAVGDGTSAGAKELIEESEALQNVPAVENDNIYYMPADFYVAEDIQNYTLVLNELADMWSE
- a CDS encoding GNAT family N-acetyltransferase; its protein translation is MTIPEPLVLPTGYTQRAWTAADVAPVAELDATVFGPDAWSLDIFTAEYQASVHKNPDRFYQVITHRGVIVGFAGLLYGPPFADITTIGVHPDHTGKKLGATLLLWLIRTAHELGAEDLLLEVRADNTVAQQLYADNGFTHIHTRPRYYPGGIDAWVMRKRLREPGPSTATALSSKE
- a CDS encoding glutamate--cysteine ligase, with the translated sequence MRLDFAKSAQSSIGIEWELGLVDADTGELRNVSDDILAQLKLPSDEPYQIVGEFMLNTLELVTGVCNTVDEGLDQLASAGRHILELIDTDDMALFSQGTHPFAFGLDERISSGQRYQKLLDKTQYWAYQMLIYGVHAHIGLDHVAKAMPAVNYLIQYYPHMLALSASSPYWGGYDTGYASQRTLIFQQLPTTGLPFQFHQWSEYEHVVGDLFNVGVVDDVTEVRWDIRPVPRFGTVEQRVCDGVATLQQVGAITALTQCLVHEAVGGDADAVREIDILPPWFVQENKWRAARYGLEADIIIDTAGTQLPVTQHLDQTLNRLEPIAAELKCARELSWVEDMIRSDTSAARQRAQTQSTFGHRVSQEKLAALVLDSAAETGQSLRTWR
- a CDS encoding sodium/glutamate symporter, whose product is MSPTTVALAILLLGVLALVGIAVRAYSKTAQKLFLPVSLIAGFIALIVGPQVLGRLGGWLGWDGLTEGGLFGAEVMSVWSEIPGLLISVVFAALFLGSAIPSPKRAVTLLGPQLSLGFTFASGQYVIGMLLAVLILVPLFNVSPMFGALIEIGFEGGHGTAAGMAPVMTELGFEEGGDLALVMATVGILSGVIVGVIAVNWAARRGHSETLDVKSNQDPEIAQGFYHRDQPSGGAQTVRSESLDTLTLHIGIIAVAIIIGQGILSGLQAVEQWLWADSIEIFAYVPLFPLAMLGGVIIQLVADKTGLANLIDRGTMERIQGLALDTLIIAALATLSLDAIANNIGPFAILAIAGIAWNVFVLFFLAPRFIQSYWFERGIADFGQSMGVTATGLLLLRMADPKQESPAYEAFGYKQLAFEPFFGGGLVTAASIPLIVQLGPYPLLIVMAVVLVGSILTGLFYFGKRDTFVVKSMR